The Lycium barbarum isolate Lr01 chromosome 9, ASM1917538v2, whole genome shotgun sequence genome has a segment encoding these proteins:
- the LOC132610495 gene encoding small ubiquitin-related modifier 2-like, which translates to MAEQKRNKRPFEEPSEKINLTLNIKSQDGTICGFKANPSSLMKDVFKAYARKKQIIDYKTVRFFFDSQRLRSGRTVNELGLQDGDMIDAMLYQDGGGPAN; encoded by the exons atggcAGAACAAAAGAGAAACAAAAGACCATTTGAAGAACCAAGTGAGAAAATCAACTTAACTCTCAACATAAAATCTCAG gatgGTACTATTTGTGGTTTCAAAGCCAATCCTAGTTCACTTATGAAGGATGTATTCAAGGCATATGCTAGGAAAAAACAAATAATAGATTACAAAACAGTTCGCTTCTTCTTCGATAGCCAACGCCTTCGGTCGGGAAGGACCGTAAATGAA CTTGGGTTACAAGATGGTGATATGATTGATGCTATGCTGTATCAAGATGGAGGAGGTCCTGCTAACTGA
- the LOC132611550 gene encoding uncharacterized protein LOC132611550 has protein sequence MAANITHFDSGLAYKTFVLWNPSTRQCLELASCPYLNTYTIPHASGLCYDPTTDDYKVILIYKPFYLIYSLRNFWTKKTTLPMLEQRLSSSLKQVTNNLWSSYICCQGITTEGCVYWSLDPELCPYVRRGSTIIYYDVKLEKLKELQAPIFVGDDNELFLLTTFKGRLCLYGGESTDLRSNETDLDMWIMEEDGWKLLMKLHYVPSTVCEHYFVRHSRLLCCTENGEIIFKGPKNSQISIYYPKKQKIVIKDVISGYNIGYEYGRDEYPTCLDSLHFPKIITHKKKRKIVSV, from the coding sequence ATGGCTGCAAACATAACTCATTTTGACTCCGGACTCGCTTACAAGACGTTTGTTTTGTGGAATCCATCGACTAGACAATGCCTAGAGCTTGCATCATGTCCATATCTGAACACCTACACAATTCCTCATGCTAGTGGATTGTGTTATGATCCTACCACTGATGATTACAAGGTTATATTGATCTATAAGCCGTTTTATCTTATCTACTCCTTGAGGAATTTTTGGACGAAGAAAACAACTCTCCCTATGTTAGAGCAACGTCTCTCTTCTAGTTTAAAACAAGTTACTAACAATTTATGGTCATCATATATATGCTGTCAGGGAATTACCACCGAGGGTTGTGTATATTGGTCTCTGGATCCCGAACTTTGCCCGTATGTAAGACGAGGTTCTACAATTATATATTATGACGTAAAGTTAGAAAAACTGAAGGAGCTTCAAGCACCAATTTTTGTAGGTGATGATAACGAGTTATTTCTTTTGACTACTTTCAAAGGTCGCCTTTGCTTATACGGTGGAGAATCCACTGACTTGAGGAGTAATGAAACTGATCTGGACATGTGGATCATGGAAGAAGATGGTTGGAAATTGTTGATGAAACTTCACTACGTACCATCAACAGTTTGCGAGCATTATTTTGTAAGACATAGTAGGCTTTTGTGTTGCACGGAGAATGGTGAAATTATCTTTAAAGGACCAAAGAATagccaaatttccatttattatCCTAAGAAACAAAAAATTGTTATTAAAGATGTTATATCCGGTTATAATATCGGATATGAGTATGGTCGTGATGAATATCCAACATGTTTGGATAGTTTACATTTTCCAAAAATTATCACGCACAAGAAGAAACGAAAAATTGTGTCCGTTTAG
- the LOC132610706 gene encoding protein PHR1-LIKE 3-like: MYSTLPIRNLGIEESGDYFNHHHINHPNLSIDGTNLPGDACLVLTSDPKPRLRWTAELHERFVDAVTQLGGPDKATPKTIMRTMGVKGLTLYHLKSHLQKYRLGKQSAKEATENSKDVSCPAESQDTGSSTSGSSRVIAQDINEGLQVTEALRVQMEVQRRLHEQLEVQRRLQLRIEAQGKYLQSILEKACKAFNSQSLESNGLEVNREELSELAMKVANNCEGIVSIPSLPEMGPSIENKNACHVPARLGDCFLEDCLQSNGIGALKKRPRAFTNVNGLPMESNTREVEWTMSNT; this comes from the exons atgtaCTCAACATTGCCTATAAGGAATTTGGGTATTGAGGAAAGTGGGGATTATTTTAATCACCATCATATTAATCATCCTAATCTTTCAATTGATGGTACAAATTTGCCAGGTGATGCTTGTTTAGTTTTAACAAGTGATCCTAAGCCACGTCTTAGGTGGACAGCTGAACTCCATGAACGTTTTGTTGATGCTGTTACTCAACTTGGTGGCCCAGATA aagcaacaccaaaaACAATTATGAGAACAATGGGGGTAAAAGGTCTGACCCTATACCATTTGAAGTCACATCTCCAG AAATACCGCCTGGGGAAGCAATCTGCTAAAGAGGCAACTGAGAATTCCAAAGACG TGTCATGTCCAGCAGAGAGTCAAGATACAGGTTCCTCTACATCTGGTTCATCAAGAGTTATTGCACAAGATATAAATGA AGGCTTACAAGTAACTGAGGCTTTGCGAGTACAGATGGAAGTCCAGCGAAGACTACATGAGCAGCTAGAG GTACAACGCCGCCTACAGCTTCGTATAGAAGCCCAAGGAAAATACTTGCAATCAATTCTTGAAAAAGCTTGTAAGGCTTTTAATAGCCAGTCCCTTGAATCGAATGGCCTAGAAGTGAACAGGGAAGAGCTTTCGGAATTAGCAATGAAGGTTGCAAACAACTGTGAAGGGATCGTCAGTATCCCATCATTACCTGAGATGGGCCCGAGTATCGAGAACAAGAATGCTTGCCACGTGCCTGCCAGACTTGGCGACTGCTTTCTTGAAGACTGCTTGCAGTCAAATGGAATTGGCGCTCTAAAGAAGAGACCACGAGCTTTTACTAACGTGAACGGATTGCCTATGGAAAGCAATACAAGGGAGGTGGAATGGACGATGAGTAATACATGA